One genomic segment of Drosophila melanogaster chromosome 3R includes these proteins:
- the neo gene encoding neyo, isoform B gives MAKINLLRHLFLALMLYSAATAKEHLRIRRQAAESVTAAAPNASKVMASEEIKDKTEWPGAKETSTEINRTERPVENVETRNSGFDLPAASDLSSSLGSEEDSIYYDNAPVDCNPELVGFEIVTGYVFSAPEKLMDSQPGTLMLTDCLDTCRKNKTCQSVNYETGLCVLFSAHADQLPGALTKSQFPVFTIYAQKSCLAVKPCSRAWYVDRVQNYKLKTEVKRTVSVASRRECFELCLGENDFTCRSANYDRTSGACELSELDRLTLAGSQAFQVNDGSDYLENHCVDEPNKLCEFKRLPGRILKTVDSVYQEVSSIDECRELCLNSPYRCHSYDYNDTGDMVCRLSHHSRATLADVQEPFLEVPEASTYELTSCYNVTIECGGGDMLARIRTSKLFNGKVYAKGSPKSCSVDVKSALDFELRMNYHDLECNVRQSTAGRYVNDIIIQHHDMIVTSSDLGLALACQYDLTNKSVSNGVDLDVRGDIMPALSEEVIVESPNVIMRITSRDGSDMMRSAEVGDPLALKFEIVDEQSPYEIFIRELVAMDGVDNSEITLIDSNGCPTDHFIMGPIYKGSVSGKMLLSNFDAFKFPSSEVVQFRALVTPCMPSCEPVQCEQEDTSGEFRSLLSYGRKRRSLNTTDDHPRPRRDIDTSKKSAPSDMLLVQSIQITDKFGFKQDKQESGDFYDGNETTFTANEEGHGFCVNAIGLITAATIFLLTQLAVIAIWTYCYQRRQKLQPYQHSY, from the exons ATGGCCAAGATAAACCTACTGCGACACCTCTTCCTGGCCCTAATGCTGTACAGTGCGGCCACGGCCAAGGAGCACCTGCGAATCCGAAGACAGGCTGCGGAATCGGTGACTGCCGCAGCTCCGAATGCCAGTAAGGTGATGGCCTCCGAGGAGATTAAGGACAAGACAGAGTGGCCCGGCGCCAAAGAAACCTCCACCGAAATCAATAGGACTGAGAGGCCCGTAGAAAACGTGGAGACCCGCAACTCGGGCTTCGACTTGCCGGCCGCCTCGGATTTGTCCAGCTCTCTGGGTTCCGAGGAGGATAGCATCTACTACGACAATGCTCCCGTGGACTGCAATCCCGAGCTGGTGGGCTTTGAAATTGTGACAGG ATACGTCTTCTCGGCGCCCGAAAAGCTGATGGACTCCCAGCCGGGCACGCTAATGCTCACTGATTGCTTGGACACCTGTAGGAAGAACAAAACCTGCCAGTCAGTGAACTACGAGACCGGGCTTTGCGTGCTCTTCTCGGCACATGCTGATCAATTACCGG GTGCCCTGACAAAGTCGCAGTTCCCCGTATTCACTATCTATGCCCAAAAATCATGCCTGGCCGTGAAGCCCTGCTCCCGAGCCTGGTACGTCGATCGTGTTCAGAACTACAAGCTCAAGACGGAAGTTAAGCGTACCGTGTCGGTGGCGTCAAGACGCGAGTGCTTTGAACTCTGCCTCGGCGAAAACGACTTCACATGCAG ATCTGCCAACTACGATCGCACCTCTGGAGCTTGCGAGCTGAGCGAACTGGATCGCCTGACTCTGGCCGGCTCCCAGGCCTTCCAGGTGAACGATGGGTCGGATTACCTTGAAAATCACTGTGTCGATGAACCCAACAAGCTCTGCGAATTCAAACGTCTACCTGGTCGCATACTGAAGACGGTGGACTCGGTTTACCAAGAAGTGAGCAGCATTGACGAGTGCCGGGAACTGTGCCTCAACTCGCCATATAG GTGCCATTCGTACGACTACAACGACACGGGTGACATGGTGTGTAGATTATCCCATCACAGTCGTGCCACCTTGGCGGATGTGCAGGAACCCTTCCTGGAGGTGCCCGAGGCGTCGACCTATGAACTGACTTCCTGCTACAATGTGACCATCGAGTGCGGCGGCGGGGACATGCTGGCACGCATCCGCACCTCCAAGCTCTTCAACGGCAAGGTGTACGCCAAGGGATCGCCCAAGTCCTGCTCGGTGGACGTGAAGAGCGCGCTGGACTTCGAGCTGCGCATGAACTACCACGATCTGGAGTGCAATGTGCGCCAGAGCACCGCCGGGCGCTATGTGAACGATATAATTATCCAGCACCACGACATGATTGTGACATCCTCCGATCTGGGCTTGGCCTTGGCCTGTCAGTACGACCTGACCAACAAGTCGGTGAGCAATGGCGTCGATCTGGATGTGCGCGGCGACATCATGCCGGCCCTGTCCGAGGAGGTAATTGTGGAGTCGCCCAACGTCATCATGCGGATTACGTCGCGCGACGGCTCGGACATGATGCGCTCCGCCGAGGTGGGCGACCCGCTGGCCCTCAAGTTCGAGATCGTCGACGAGCAGAGCCCCTACGAGATCTTCATTCGGGAGCTGGTTGCCATGGATGGCGTGGATAACTCGGAAATTACCTTAATCGATTCGAATGGCTGCCCAACCGACCACTTCATAATGGGTCCCATTTACAAGGGATCGGTTTCCGGCAAGATGCTGCTCTCCAATTTCGATGCCTTCAAGTTCCCCTCCAGCGAGGTGGTCCAGTTCCGCGCCTTGGTCACGCCCTGCATGCCCAGCTGCGAGCCCGTCCAGTGCGAGCAGGAGGACACCAGCGGGGAGTTCAGGTCCTTGTTGTCCTATGGCCGGAAACGCAGATCGCTCAACACCACAG ATGATCATCCGAGACCACGTCGCGACATCGACACTTCAAAGAAGTCCGCCCCCAGCGACATGCTGCTGGTTCAGTCCATTCAGATTACGGATAAGTTCGGATTCAAGCAAGATAAGCAGGAAAGCGGAGACTTTTACGACGGTAACGAGACCACATTCACTGCCAACGAGGAGGGTCACGGATTCTGCGTTAACGCCATTG GTCTTATCACGGCTGCCACCATTTTCCTGCTAACTCAGCTGGCCGTGATCGCGATCTGGACGTACTGCTACCAACGCCGGCAGAAGCTGCAGCCGTATCAGCACTCCTACTAA
- the CG7829 gene encoding uncharacterized protein, which translates to MMYKLWWKLLLLQASGCLSLESRPDPRIVGGFPADIANIPYIVSIQLYGIHHCGGSIINNHTILTAGHCLNGVPHRLLKVKVGGTSRYRKDGELFSVADLQVHENFNPKTMDYDIGIIRLTKNLTLSRKVKAIPINPERVAEGTYATIAGWGFKSMNGPPSDSLRYARVPIVNQTACRNLLGKTVTDRMLCAGYLKGGTDACQMDSGGPLSVREQLVGIVSWGVGCALADKPGVYSRLDALHPWLDQVLNKSK; encoded by the exons ATGATGTACAAGTTATGGTGGAAATTGCTTCTCCTCCAGGCTTCTGGGTGTCTATCTCTGGAGAGTCGCCCAGATCCACGCATAGTCGGTGGCTTCCCAGCCGATATCGCCAACATTCCGTACATAGTGTCCATCCAACTGTACGGCATCCACCATTGTGGCGGCTCCATAATAAATAACCACACCATCCTAACGGCTGGCCATTGTCTGAACGGAGTGCCACATCGCCTGCTGAAAGTTAAGGTCGGCGGAACGTCGCGCTACCGAAAAGATGGGGAACTGTTCTCGGTCGCTGACCTGCAAGTCCACGAGAATTTCAATCCCAAGACCATGGACTATGACATCGGTATCATCAGGTTGACCAAAAACCTAACACTATCTAGAAAG GTAAAGGCCATTCCCATAAACCCAGAGAGAGTAGCCGAAGGCACCTATGCCACCATTGCCGGCTGGGGATTTAAGTCCATGAATGGTCCTCCCTCGGACAGTCTGAGATATGCCCGAGTGCCGATCGTGAATCAGACCGCCTGCAGGAACCTACTGGGCAAAACTGTGACGGATCGGATGCTCTGTGCAGGCTACCTCAAGGGCGGCACGGATGCCTGCCAGATGGACTCCGGTGGACCCTTGTCGGTGAGGGAGCAGCTGGTGGGCATCGTGTCGTGGGGAGTGGGGTGCGCCCTGGCGGACAAGCCGGGAGTCTACTCCCGCCTCGATGCACTGCATCCCTGGCTAGACCAGGTCTTGAATAAGTCAAAGTAA
- the Vps16B gene encoding vacuolar protein sorting 16B, which produces MDLQLDSESYWNRSSRAAFSFDDEDEVDLAPDLVSNGILADDTISEASFNNSVALNLSIKSILSEEALKLVLQEQALDDRVLPKGVSPEEELKLLRRQLQSTLYSPNLEATAQKLLQGKTAPLEMFKSLHEKQQLLDTLMAQGGGHAVITVLLFLKRTLNTTQFHGILRERPKALEQYLSYLKESGDLAGHIELLQLFGRHQEAALKQFQAALASGDTSTRKKHLQLLVDAYATAGVGVIPLYEQVFHAALKMQQLMEKDSALGKLLRDQPTPVEVLYACCQVNSNWKEQDMLKPVSPQRFAADQQISPAQYEWTALNERAQAQAYADLECIFERVPSWHPLKTKQFHISFDLTLAVLRLYELQAPSTVLQLFLSKMGNSVEKLALAQRVKCIKAVIDAMAGLKQQQELQQLKDTLPERSEEQFYCENALKSLQSKRWTTDNIKLKL; this is translated from the coding sequence ATGGACCTGCAATTGGACAGCGAAAGCTATTGGAACCGATCCTCTCGCGCAGCGTTCAGCTTCGACGACGAAGACGAGGTGGACCTCGCCCCGGATCTGGTCAGCAATGGCATCCTCGCCGACGACACCATTTCGGAGGCCAGCTTCAATAACAGTGTCGCCCTGAATCTCTCGATCAAATCCATTCTGAGCGAGGAGGCATTGAAACTGGTGCTGCAGGAACAGGCGCTGGACGACAGGGTCCTGCCCAAGGGTGTCTCGCCGGAGGAGGAGCTGAAGCTGCTGCGCCGACAGCTTCAGAGCACCCTGTACAGCCCCAATCTAGAAGCCACTGCACAGAAGCTGCTGCAAGGAAAGACTGCGCCCTTGGAGATGTTCAAGTCGCTGCATgagaagcagcagctgctggacACCCTGATGGCACAAGGTGGTGGGCATGCCGTCATTACAGTGTTGCTCTTCCTCAAGAGAACTCTGAATACCACGCAGTTTCATGGCATTCTGAGGGAGAGACCCAAGGCCTTGGAGCAGTATCTGAGTTACCTGAAGGAAAGTGGCGACCTGGCGGGCCATATTGAGCTACTGCAGCTATTTGGACGCCACCAGGAGGCGGCTCTTAAGCAGTTTCAGGCAGCGCTCGCTTCCGGAGATACGAGCACCAGGAAGAAACACCTCCAGCTTTTGGTGGATGCCTATGCCACAGCGGGAGTGGGTGTAATACCTCTCTACGAGCAGGTTTTTCACGCTGCCCTCAAGATGCAGCAGCTAATGGAGAAGGATAGCGCGCTCGGCAAGCTGCTTCGGGATCAACCCACTCCAGTGGAAGTGCTCTATGCTTGCTGCCAGGTGAACAGCAATTGGAAAGAGCAGGATATGCTCAAACCAGTGTCACCTCAGCGTTTTGCCGCCGACCAGCAAATATCGCCGGCCCAGTACGAGTGGACGGCGCTCAATGAAAGGGCGCAGGCACAGGCTTATGCGGATCTGGAGTGCATATTTGAGCGGGTGCCCAGTTGGCATCCGCTGAAGACCAAACAGTTTCACATCAGCTTCGATCTGACGCTGGCCGTGCTCCGGCTGTACGAGCTGCAGGCTCCCTCGACCGTCCTTCAGCTATTCCTCTCCAAGATGGGCAACAGCGTTGAGAAACTGGCGCTAGCCCAGCGGGTGAAGTGCATCAAGGCGGTCATAGATGCCATGGCCGGGttgaagcagcagcaggagctaCAGCAGCTCAAGGACACCCTGCCCGAGCGATCCGAGGAGCAGTTCTACTGCGAGAATGCGCTGAAAAGCCTCCAGAGCAAGCGATGGACTACGGACAACATCAAGCTCAAGTTGTAA
- the ca gene encoding claret, isoform A, which produces MSGQAELKELGMFELRPLITNISCKLSAVTAGLDEKRQFLCLVSEENEILLRYISAASGQEVVKMISWFRNRVIHDVCFDPAGVWLLVLCFDNTLHIVPALALVDKAHGLSACSLYSTTQVTSYIIPFVGPHECPNSKKCPNHSTGLEESTAEPMDQLAENLEQARLQEGEEEEPLGHDLPEHMLVRNSGTEDAVQPLPQQQQTIDTTGNSQVMAASFMASKTCPYPLSVVWWKTNSGQNRAIIGYSDGSICFVGLSPNCPMIASTAIENGSVMRLVICKDKAYDGVMLLITSSLKQQYKLLLEQKAIKYVYPGDSSPTTREGAWQIVMSVQDKHQSAATGARQSNSSDPASDSSQLEEDVFAPPSSDDVVCSGPGAANSDPSTVSASAEAATADVPPPPAPPSYSEAVARQSGDQGGVRFQQQQLPAGSMDGILPATRARLASLKSLGSKKLQAIKMRLSDQRQKFDEFMPDSTMGSFAIMDSPSVTPEPLGTTSGSFYNIQNLRSTFLLSALHSNSHSLTVHSIDISLKPLFVYKIPKHTQEILISSNILYGIHYVDLHCRSDSDHFTAASLLDDPLVANTEKENRDADIEKVDQSDVSAQKSDSTSATTTATSSLDQSDMPSTAINAVSVISSAMASLHTSDEDRFNNLAQLGLFRFENETVLHLYQMAQYRNPSAEPETLTKEEKAKAFELKDIHTPMDYIQFYETADVSSEFSLRQMEIMQSEFPKINYDPSYVITNKNVYTIQLKKEPFELFLDAALQNEFNQCRDFCNTFDLSFEQCIEFAGDYLLRRKKITQALLTYNKARVKPIRTALKLAMYGHTYALMQLSAMALKSTYLLRSRYLGHPLLKGILGDITYRHSEDVRVILPEKHEEEDVNSGVFCSDYHYGVDESISALQMSPSSQFHLANLLLITLAEKAVNDKNYIPLWNFLVTNSKYHTNMTSIVLCQSGLFSSAIILAKIRGVCLDTFNALISVVAQEFGWYNELNVCLYNLSENIFLETITYLPHVSMDYFAFIQEKLHHIRPCVLQRLSKQLNPFSPALRPIVSHNSDCAMSNDNNPQLFEFCKSLIETYLAVLIHMESQRVKYDSIVNALSNFRINYEDNQFAIESSRFKPISAGCAYCACVVDGTAYFWGSSGIPSYYSAQKSTEPPEPAHAVKSLDLLSQLNLQVHAIKCGRQHTLILTNNGLYSLGNNNLCQLGIGRHMQMALQPMLVTALDGMNITMLEAGQYHNAAVADGKLYMWGWGIYGQLGQGSCENIATPQLVSFFKFKKILQISLGHAHTLVLCGAPNSHMEANHCGNELFVFGSNHFGQLGTGNSDHGDTKTNLPVRLEVGDCSLRLIHTKFFTNLAVDEQDRLFTWGSSPQALRLANQIKRRANAKQKMEENQQRELLSKQLEATLLPAPIPSTSTLVEPTTSYAAVVAGSTPKSSVSDTKDCQDVQNEAAPSDATETIAPASAKAAPPPVPVASPPVLVPEPDPTEHLTPHLVDTSEVAGRILQISSGLFHFCLISSSCTLYTWGKNLEHQLGTEDKDRRAVLKPSPIDSIERPMYVDCGSDFTLVMTTDHVVRAFGGNSNGQCGRDLGPSVERMRQRVVCLPATKRLVRFESQCVEVPVEINLPRPRIRLDQDPVRYLKVMPPYQPHFLQPANISFDQHCSVGTPNYKSSTEHAATGQDSDDMLSSLENLSQNDASFSYNAPVLGDAHSSLDMDYTPEEQSYVPLPEQAVGSGMPANAEQLLGRDDDDGSTYTQSTEGMGESSLQHLRHYIHYCLYAFHGLYNPDKIGECARPHRNEYRIRICMLNFRFVEAFRLCLQSCGSAQRTLKLFEYFSKDTGYVPLRRTDLKHLIYHLCLHFLERKFDMLECERFFMGDLDYYLLELAYVFYFNNNNSTLEQNLNQKFKQLIAAADSNQAATSAGQELEQLQDTDVIFDSFTVKFKTILCQRLLSYSDCDAAN; this is translated from the exons ATGTCGGGGCAGGCGGAGCTCAAGGAGCTGGGCATGTTCGAGCTGCGCCCGCTGATCACTAACATCAGCTGCAAGCTGTCCGCGGTGACAGCGGGGCTGGACGAAAAGCGACAGTTCCTATGCCTCGTTTCTGAGGAAAACGAGATCCTGCTGCGCTACATAAGCGCCGCCTCCGGCCAGGAGGTGGTCAAGATGATATCCTGGTTCCGCAACCGCGTCATCCACGACGTCTGCTTCGATCCGGCGGGCGTTTGGCTGCTGGTGCTAT GTTTCGACAACACACTGCACATCGTGCCCGCCCTGGCGTTGGTGGACAAGGCCCATGGACTGTCCGCCTGCTCGCTCTACAGCACCACCCAGGTCACCTCCTACATCATCCCCTTTGTGGGCCCCCACGAGTGTCCCAACTCCAAAAAGTGCCCCAATCACTCCACCGGTCTGGAAGAGTCCACGGCGGAGCCAATGGATCAGTTGGCTGAGAACCTAGAGCAGGCCAGGTTGCAGGAAGGCGAAGAGGAGGAGCCTCTTGGCCACGACCTGCCCGAGCACATGCTGGTGCGAAATAGCGGAACTGAGGATGCAGTGCAGCcactgccgcagcagcagcagacgaTCGATACCACCGGCAATAGCCAGGTGATGGCAGCCTCTTTCATGGCGTCCAAGACCTGCCCCTATCCCTTGTCCGTCGTCTGGTGGAAGACCAACAGTGGACAGAATAGGGCCATTATCGGCTACTCGGATGGCTCCATCTGCTTTGTGGGCCTGAGTCCCAACTGCCCCATGATTGCGAGCACTGCCATCGAAAACGGATCTGTGATGCGCCTGGTTATCTGCAAAGATAAAGCCTACGATGGTGTTATGCTGCTG ATAACTTCCTCCCTGAAGCAGCAGTACAAACTTTTGCTGGAGCAAAAGGCAATCAAATACGTCTATCCCGGAGACAGTTCCCCGACAACCCGCGAGGGCGCCTGGCAGATCGTGATGTCCGTGCAGGACAAGCATCAGAGTGCGGCGACAGGCGCCCGACAAAGCAATAGTTCCGATCCGGCCTCGGACAGTAGCCAACTGGAAGAGGATGTGTTCGCGCCTCCGTCCAGCGATGATGTGGTATGCAGTGGTCCAGGAGCAGCCAACTCAGACCCGTCCACTGTTTCGGCATCCGCAGAGGCAGCCACTGCAGACGTGCCTCCACCACCGGCGCCGCCTTCGTACAGTGAGGCAGTGGCTAGGCAATCCGGTGACCAAGGCGGCGTTCGcttccagcaacaacagctgccAGCGGGCAGCATGGATGGCATTCTGCCCGCCACGAGAGCCCGACTGGCTTCGCTCAAGAGTCTGGGATCGAAGAAGCTGCAGGCCATCAAGATGCGACTTTCCGATCAGCGGCAAAAGTTCGATGAAT TTATGCCGGACTCCACGATGGGCTCGTTTGCAATCATGGATTCGCCGTCGGTTACGCCGGAGCCCCTAGGCACCACCTCCGGATCCTTTTACAACATACAGAACCTGCGCAGCACCTTTCTGCTGAGTGCCCTGCACAGCAATAGCCACAGCTTGACCGTGCACAGCATCGACATCAGCCTGAAGCCGCTGTTCGTTTACAAGATACCCAAGCACACCCAGGAAATACTCATTAGCTCCAACATACTCTACGGCATACACTACGTGGACCTGCACTGCCGCAGCGATTCGGACCACTTCACGGCGGCATCGTTGCTGGACGACCCGCTAGTCGCGAACACGGAAAAGGAGAACCGCGACGCGGACATTGAGAAGGTGGATCAGTCGGATGTGAGTGCCCAGAAGAGCGATTCGACGAGCGCAACCACCACAGCCACATCGAGCCTAGATCAAAGCGACATGCCCAGTACTGCCATCAATGCCGTGTCCGTGATCAGCAGCGCAATGGCCTCCCTGCATACCTCCGACGAAGAT CGCTTTAATAATCTGGCTCAGCTAGGTCTCTTCCGCTTCGAGAATGAAACTGTGCTGCATTTATATCAGATGGCACAGTATCGCAATCCCTCCGCCGAACCAGAGACGCTTACCAAAGAGGAGAAGGCCAAGGCTTTTGAGCTAAAGGATATCCACACGCCCATGGACTACATCCAGTTCTACGAGACGGCGGATGTTAGCAGTGAGTTTTCTCTGCGGCAAATGGAGATTATGCAGTCCGAGTTTCCGAAAATTAACTACGATCCAAGCTATGTGATCACCAATAAGAATGTGTACACCATACAGCTGAA AAAGGAGCCGTTCGAATTGTTCCTGGATGCCGCATTGCAGAACGAGTTCAACCAGTGCCGCGACTTCTGCAACACCTTCGACCTCTCCTTCGAGCAGTGCATCGAGTTTGCCGGGGATTACCTGCTCAGGCGGAAGAAGATCACTCAGGCTCTGCTCACGTACAACAAAGCGCGGGTGAAACCAATACGCACAGCCTTGAAACTGGCCATGTATGGACACACCTACGCTCTAATGCAGCTAAGTGCTATGGCCCTCAAGTCCACATATCTGCTGCGCTCGCGGTACTTAGGTCATCCGCTGCTCAAGGGTATTTTGGGAGACATTACGTATCGTCACTCGGAGGATGTCCGTGTAATCTTGCCCGAGAAACATGAGGAGGAGGATGTGAACAGCGGTGTTTTCTGCAGCGATTATCATTATGGCGTGGACGAGTCAATTAGCGCGCTTCAGATGTCGCCTTCTTCGCAGTTCCATTTGGCCAACTTGTTGCTCATCACGTTGGCCGAGAAGGCGGTAAACGATAAGAACTATATTCCGCTGTG GAACTTTCTGGTGACCAATAGCAAATATCACACCAACATGACGAGCATTGTTCTCTGCCAAAGTGGACTCTTCTCGTCGGCCATTATACTGGCTAAGATACGGGGCGTATGCCTGGATACTTTCAATGCCCTGATCAGCGTGGTGGCCCAGGAGTTTGGATGGTACAACGAGCTGAACGTCTGCCTGTACAATCTGAGCGAGAATATATTTTTGGAGACAATAACTTACTTGCCGCATGTATCCATGGATTACTTTGCTTTCATTCAGGAGAAGTTGCATCATATAAGACCGTGTGTGTTGCAG CGCCTGTCGAAGCAACTGAATCCTTTTTCTCCCGCTCTGAGACCCATTGTGTCCCATAATAGTGACTGCGCCATGTCAAACGATAACAATCCGCAGTTGTTTGAGTTCTGCAAGAGTCTAATTGAAACCTATCTGGCAGTGCTTATACATATGGAATCCCAGCGAGTAAAGTATGACTCTATTGTAAATGCTTTATCCAATTTCCGCATCAACTATGAAGACAATCAG TTCGCCATTGAATCATCACGCTTCAAACCGATCTCAGCTGGTTGTGCCTACTGCGCCTGTGTTGTGGATGGTACCGCCTACTTCTGGGGCTCCAGCGGCATTCCCAGCTATTACAGTGCTCAGAAGTCCACGG agcCACCTGAGCCTGCGCACGCCGTAAAAAGTCTAGATCTCCTCTCGCAGCTCAATTTGCAGGTGCACGCTATCAAGTGCGGTCGTCAGCACACACTTATTTTGACTAATAATGGC CTCTATTCCCTGGGAAACAACAACCTTTGCCAACTGGGCATAGGACGCCACATGCAGATGGCCTTGCAGCCGATGCTGGTGACGGCATTGGACGGCATGAACATAACGATGCTCGAGGCGGGACAATATCATAATGCGGCTGTGGCCGATGGGAAGCTCTATATGTGGGG ATGGGGCATCTATGGGCAGCTTGGACAGGGAAGCTGCGAGAATATAGCTACACCACAACTAGTCagttttttcaaatttaag aaaattttacaaatatcGCTAGGGCATGCGCACACCTTGGTGCTGTGTGGAGCACCCAACAGCCACATGGAGGCTAACCACTGCGGCAACGAGCTCTTCGTGTTCGGCTCCAATCACTTTGGCCAGCTGGGCACCGGCAATAGTGACCATGGCGACACCAAGACGAACCTGCCTGTGCGCCTGGAAGTGGGCGACTGCAGCCTAAGACTGATACACACCAAATTTTTTACCAAT TTAGCTGTAGACGAACAGGATCGTCTGTTCACTTGGGGAAGCTCGCCGCAGGCCTTGCGTCTGGCCAATCAGATCAAGCGGCGTGCCAATGCCAAGCAGAAGATGGAGGAGAATCAGCAGCGGGAGCTGTTGAGCAAGCAACTGGAGGCTACCCTGCTGCCGGCACCCATCCCGAGTACCAGCACTCTGGTGGAGCCCACCACATCATATGCGGCGGTGGTGGCCGGCTCCACTCCGAAGTCCAGCGTCAGCGACACCAAAGATTGCCAGGACGTGCAGAACGAGGCTGCGCCATCAGACGCTACGGAAACAATTGCACCGGCGTCTGCAAAAGCGGCGCCACCGCCAGTGCCCGTGGCTTCTCCGCCAGTTCTTGTCCCAGAACCGGATCCCACGGAGCACCTGACGCCCCATCTAGTGGACACCAGCGAGGTGGCAGGACGAATCCTGCAG ATCTCCAGTGGCTTGTTCCACTTCTGCCTGATCTCGTCCAGCTGCACACTCTATACGTGGGGCAAGAACCTGGAACACCAACTCGGCACCGAGGACAAAGATCGAAGGGCGGTGCTTAAGCCCTCGCCCATCGACAGCATCGAGCGTCCGATGTACGTAGACTGTGGTTCGGATTTCACGCTGGTCATGACCACCGATCACGTTGTGCGTGCCTTCGGCGGCAACTCGAACGGTCAGTGCGGTCGGGACTTGGGGCCCAGTGTGGAGAGGATGCGTCAGAGGGTGGTGTGCCTTCCAGCGACCAAGCGTCTGGTGCGATTCGAGAGCCAGTGCGTGGAAGTACCGGTGGAGATCAATCTGCCGAGACCGCGCATTCGACTAGACCAGGATCCGGTCAGATACCTTAAGGTTATGCCACCATATCAGCCGCATTTCTTGCAGCCGGCAAACATAAGCTTCGATCAGCACTGCTCGGTGGGCACTCCGAACTACAAAAGCAGCACGGAGCACGCGGCCACCGGTCAGGACTCGGACGACATGCTGAGTAGCCTCGAAAACCTGAGTCAGAACGATGCCAGCTTCTCTTACAATGCTCCTGTGCTGGGCGACGCCCACAGTTCGCTGGACATGGACTACACACCCGAGGAGCAGAGCTACGTGCCGCTGCCAGAACAGGCAGTTGGATCTGGTATGCCCGCGAATGCAGAGCAGTTGCTGGGCCgcgacgatgacgatggcaGCACCTACACTCAGAGCACCGAGGGAATGGGAGAGTCGTCGCTGCAGCATCTGCGCCACTACATCCATTACTGTCTGTACGCCTTTCACGGGTTGTATAATCCCGACAAGATTGGCGAGTGCGCCCGTCCACATCGCAACGAGTACCGCATACGTATCTGCATGCTCAACTTTCGCTTCGTAGAGGCCTTCCGGCTGTGCCTGCAAAGCTGCGGTTCCGCCCAGCGCACCCTCAAGTTGTTTGAGTACTTCAGCAAGGACACGGGCTATGTGCCGCTGAGGAGAACCGACCTAAAGCACCTCATCTACCACCTGTGTCTGCACTTCCTGGAACGCAAGTTCGATATGCTGGAGTGCGAGCGGTTCTTCATGGGCGACCTGGACTACTATCTGCTGGAGCTGGCCTACGTGTTCTacttcaacaacaacaactcgaCGCTGGAGCAGAATCTCAACCAGAAGTTCAAGCAGCTCATCGCGGCTGCGGACAGCAATCAAGCGGCCACGTCCGCCGGCCAGGAGCTCGAGCAGCTGCAGGACACCGATGTCATATTCGATAGCTTTACGGTCAAGTTCAAGACGATCCTGTGCCAGCGCCTGCTCAGCTACTCGGACTGCGATGCTGCCAATTAG